The following coding sequences lie in one Streptomyces albofaciens JCM 4342 genomic window:
- a CDS encoding SDR family NAD(P)-dependent oxidoreductase, producing the protein MSQHGPRGQQGHEGRQGHEGRHGRESRPAHREQQDPYGRQVPYGRHGHRRPSGAPDGARFPGRTVLVTGAAAGIGAATADRLAAEGARVLLLDIDDEPGERTARRIRAAGGRASYEHCDVAREEHWERAVRAARQRYGPVDALVGNAALQGLHAPADQASPADWDRQLAINLTGAFLGVRAVLPDLRERCGAVVLTSSVQARFGLPGRPAYAASKAGLTGLARQLAVEYGPEVRVNCVLPGPVLTAAWDGIGEADRRASAAETAAGRLGRPEEVAAAVAFLLSDEASFVTGTELVVDGGWSVCKNSS; encoded by the coding sequence ATGAGCCAGCACGGCCCGCGGGGCCAGCAAGGGCACGAGGGACGGCAGGGACACGAGGGGCGGCACGGGCGCGAGAGCCGTCCGGCCCATCGCGAGCAGCAGGACCCGTACGGACGGCAGGTCCCGTACGGGCGGCACGGGCACCGGCGGCCCTCCGGGGCGCCGGACGGAGCGCGCTTCCCCGGGCGCACGGTCCTGGTGACCGGCGCCGCCGCCGGGATCGGCGCCGCGACCGCCGACCGGCTGGCCGCCGAGGGCGCGCGGGTGCTGCTCCTGGACATCGACGACGAGCCGGGCGAGCGCACCGCCCGCCGCATCCGCGCCGCGGGCGGCCGGGCCTCCTACGAGCACTGCGACGTGGCGCGCGAGGAGCACTGGGAGCGCGCCGTACGGGCCGCGCGGCAGCGGTACGGCCCGGTGGACGCCCTGGTCGGCAACGCCGCCCTGCAAGGGCTGCACGCGCCCGCCGACCAGGCCTCCCCGGCGGACTGGGACCGGCAGCTGGCGATCAACCTGACCGGCGCCTTCCTGGGCGTCCGGGCCGTCCTGCCCGACCTGCGGGAGCGGTGCGGCGCGGTCGTGCTCACCTCGTCGGTGCAGGCCCGCTTCGGGCTGCCGGGCCGTCCCGCGTACGCCGCGTCCAAGGCGGGGCTGACCGGGCTGGCGCGCCAGCTGGCGGTCGAGTACGGGCCGGAGGTACGGGTGAACTGCGTCCTGCCCGGCCCCGTGCTGACCGCCGCGTGGGACGGCATCGGCGAGGCGGACCGGCGGGCCAGCGCCGCGGAGACCGCGGCCGGGCGGCTCGGGCGCCCGGAGGAGGTGGCGGCGGCCGTCGCGTTCCTGCTCTCCGACGAGGCGTCGTTCGTGACGGGGACGGAGCTGGTCGTGGACGGCGGCTGGAGCGTCTGCAAGAACTCGTCCTGA
- a CDS encoding MarR family winged helix-turn-helix transcriptional regulator translates to MEDEVDRLVAAWRRERPDLDVEPLEVLSRISRLARHLDRARRLAFSEVGLEPWEFDVLTALRRAGAPYQLSPGALLTQTLVTSGTMTNRIDRLAKKGLVERLPDPSDRRGVLVRLTPEGREAADESLAGLLTQERAILAELSHQQRGELARLLRQLTAPFDNTPG, encoded by the coding sequence ATGGAGGACGAGGTCGACCGACTGGTCGCAGCATGGCGCCGGGAGCGCCCGGACCTCGACGTGGAACCGCTTGAGGTCCTCAGCCGCATCAGCAGGCTGGCCAGACACCTCGACCGTGCCCGCCGCCTCGCCTTCTCGGAGGTCGGCCTGGAGCCCTGGGAATTCGACGTGCTCACCGCGCTGCGCCGCGCGGGGGCACCGTACCAACTCTCCCCCGGGGCGCTGCTGACGCAGACCCTGGTCACCTCCGGCACGATGACCAACCGCATCGACCGGCTCGCGAAGAAGGGCCTGGTCGAGCGGCTGCCCGACCCCAGCGACCGGCGCGGGGTGCTGGTGCGGCTGACGCCGGAGGGGCGCGAGGCGGCGGACGAGTCGCTGGCCGGACTGCTCACCCAGGAGCGCGCGATCCTGGCCGAACTGTCCCACCAGCAGCGCGGCGAACTGGCCCGTCTGCTCCGGCAGTTGACGGCCCCCTTCGACAACACCCCGGGCTGA
- a CDS encoding VOC family protein, whose amino-acid sequence MITGLDHVQLAAPPGSEGALRAFYGGVLGLREIPKPSALADRGGCWFEAGPAAQLHLGAEPGFRPARKAHPALRVTGIRAYARRLAGHGVRVTWDDRLPDHDRFYAYDPVGNRLEFLERRGGG is encoded by the coding sequence GTGATCACCGGCCTCGACCACGTCCAGCTGGCCGCCCCGCCGGGCAGTGAGGGCGCTCTGCGCGCGTTCTACGGGGGAGTCCTCGGGCTTCGGGAGATCCCGAAGCCTTCCGCGCTCGCCGATCGCGGAGGATGTTGGTTCGAGGCCGGTCCGGCCGCCCAGCTCCACCTGGGCGCCGAGCCCGGGTTCCGTCCCGCCCGCAAGGCACACCCGGCCCTGCGCGTCACCGGCATCCGCGCGTATGCCCGGCGCCTCGCCGGCCACGGGGTGCGGGTCACCTGGGACGACCGTCTCCCGGACCACGACCGGTTCTACGCGTACGACCCCGTCGGCAACCGCCTGGAGTTCCTGGAGCGGCGAGGCGGCGGGTGA
- the galK gene encoding galactokinase, whose translation MTDTSEVTGGQERRARHAADRFREVYGAAPAGVWAAPGRVNLIGEHTDYNDGFVMPLALPHTTLAAAAPRADGVLRVHSGDGSGGGRTVELRLDALRPAADAGWAGYPAGVAWALREAGLPLGGADLHYESTVPVGAGLSSSAALEVVTALALDDLYGLGLTRQRLAQLAQRAENAFVGVPCGIMDQTAAACCTDGHALFLDTRDLAQRQVPFDLAGEGLRLLVVDTRVKHELGDGAYAQRRAMCERGARALGVHALRDVPYAHLPEALDRLAATDEEPGAGKDGGGPGTAAVVRHVVTENRRVEEVIARLDAGEPRAIGPLLTAGHASLRDDFRVSCAELDLAVETAGAAGALGARMTGGGFGGSAVVLVEEAAADAVAARITEAFAAAGHTEPRIFPAVPSAGARRLV comes from the coding sequence ATGACGGACACCAGCGAGGTGACGGGCGGTCAGGAGCGGCGTGCCCGGCACGCCGCCGACCGCTTCCGCGAGGTGTACGGCGCCGCCCCCGCCGGGGTGTGGGCGGCGCCCGGCCGCGTCAACCTCATCGGCGAACACACCGACTACAACGACGGCTTCGTGATGCCGCTGGCCCTGCCGCACACCACCCTCGCCGCCGCCGCGCCCCGCGCCGACGGCGTGCTGCGGGTGCACTCCGGCGACGGCAGCGGCGGCGGCCGGACCGTCGAACTGCGCCTGGACGCCCTGCGCCCGGCCGCCGACGCCGGCTGGGCGGGTTATCCGGCGGGCGTCGCCTGGGCCCTGCGGGAGGCCGGACTGCCCCTCGGCGGCGCGGACCTGCACTACGAGAGCACCGTCCCCGTCGGCGCGGGCCTGTCCTCGTCGGCCGCCCTGGAGGTCGTCACCGCCCTCGCCCTCGACGACCTGTACGGCCTCGGGCTCACCCGGCAGCGCCTGGCGCAGCTCGCCCAGCGCGCCGAGAACGCCTTCGTGGGCGTGCCCTGCGGCATCATGGACCAGACCGCGGCGGCCTGTTGCACGGACGGCCACGCGCTGTTCCTGGACACCCGCGACCTCGCCCAGCGGCAGGTTCCGTTCGATTTGGCGGGGGAGGGGCTACGGCTCCTGGTCGTGGACACCCGGGTGAAACACGAGCTGGGGGACGGCGCGTATGCACAACGGCGCGCCATGTGCGAGCGCGGCGCGCGGGCGCTCGGCGTACACGCGCTGCGCGATGTGCCGTACGCACATCTGCCGGAGGCACTGGACCGGCTGGCCGCGACGGACGAGGAACCGGGCGCCGGGAAGGACGGCGGCGGCCCCGGCACGGCGGCGGTGGTCCGGCACGTGGTGACCGAGAACCGGCGGGTCGAAGAGGTCATCGCCCGCCTGGACGCCGGCGAGCCCCGCGCCATCGGCCCGCTGCTGACCGCCGGACACGCCTCGCTGCGCGACGACTTCCGGGTCTCCTGCGCCGAACTGGACCTGGCCGTCGAGACGGCCGGGGCGGCGGGCGCGCTCGGGGCCCGGATGACCGGCGGCGGGTTCGGCGGCTCGGCCGTGGTGCTCGTCGAGGAGGCGGCCGCGGACGCCGTCGCGGCGCGGATCACCGAGGCGTTCGCCGCGGCCGGTCACACGGAGCCGCGGATCTTCCCGGCCGTGCCGAGCGCGGGGGCGCGGCGGCTGGTGTGA
- a CDS encoding beta-galactosidase, giving the protein MGIHFGADYNPEQWPEEVWEADLRLMKQAHVTLVTAGIFSWARVEPRPGAYDFEWFDRVMDGLGGAGVRVCLATMTASPPPWLTRAHPEVLPQGPDGQRRWPGGRQHYCPSSPVYREHAVRLVKRLAARYAEHPALAVWHIGNEYGCHTRQCYCDVSAADFRTWLRARYGSVDRLNDAWSTAFWSQAYADFEEVLPPRTAPTFPNPAQQLDYLRFSDDALRQCYLAEREVLARLSPSVPVTTNLMPFHKPVDAFAWSRDMDAMALDFYQDPFDPGTHLTAAYTFDLMRSARGGQPWLLLEQAPGAVNWRARNGPKPPGAMRLWSWQAVAQGADAVLFFQWRQSRGGAEKFHSAVVPHAGTDTRVFREVSELGRELASVPGIAGTRVARPTAALVTDWDSWRALELDSHPSTALRLPELALGHYGPLFEAGVACDVVPPDRDLSGYRLVVVPNLYLLTERTAERLAAYVRGGGHLLVSFFSGVVDACDRVHPGGCPGPLRSLLGLRVEEFWPLDAGATVGVRGVAGVRKPGGPGRAEAAAGAWELPAGTADLWSEAILLEGAEPVARFADGELAGAPAVTRHGYGTGTVTYVGTRLEPALMRALMDRVRAAAGVRPVLAGLPEGVQATVREGAGGRFLFLLNHGARAADITLPCPMADALAGARGERSEHTYRIALPARGVAVLKDPRGAGSTGG; this is encoded by the coding sequence ATGGGCATCCATTTCGGTGCGGACTACAACCCCGAGCAGTGGCCCGAGGAGGTGTGGGAGGCGGACCTGCGCCTGATGAAGCAGGCGCACGTCACGCTGGTGACCGCCGGGATCTTCTCGTGGGCGCGGGTCGAGCCCCGGCCCGGCGCGTACGACTTCGAATGGTTCGACCGGGTCATGGACGGCCTCGGCGGCGCCGGCGTCCGGGTGTGCCTGGCCACCATGACCGCCTCCCCGCCGCCCTGGCTCACCCGCGCGCACCCGGAGGTCCTGCCGCAGGGCCCGGACGGGCAGCGCCGCTGGCCCGGCGGGCGGCAGCACTACTGCCCGTCCAGCCCCGTCTACCGCGAACACGCCGTCCGCCTCGTCAAGCGGCTCGCCGCCCGCTACGCCGAACACCCCGCGCTGGCCGTGTGGCACATCGGCAACGAGTACGGCTGCCACACCCGCCAGTGCTACTGCGACGTGTCGGCCGCGGACTTCCGGACCTGGCTGCGCGCGCGGTACGGGAGCGTGGACCGCCTCAACGACGCCTGGTCGACGGCCTTCTGGTCGCAGGCGTACGCGGACTTCGAGGAGGTGCTGCCGCCGCGTACGGCCCCCACCTTCCCCAACCCGGCCCAGCAGCTGGACTATCTGCGCTTCAGTGACGACGCGCTGCGCCAGTGCTATCTGGCGGAGCGGGAGGTGCTGGCGCGGCTGAGCCCGTCGGTGCCGGTGACCACGAACCTGATGCCGTTCCACAAGCCGGTGGACGCCTTCGCGTGGTCGCGGGACATGGACGCGATGGCGCTGGACTTCTACCAGGACCCCTTCGACCCCGGGACGCACCTGACGGCCGCGTACACCTTCGACCTGATGCGGTCGGCACGCGGCGGGCAGCCCTGGCTGCTGCTGGAGCAGGCGCCCGGCGCGGTCAACTGGCGGGCCCGCAACGGCCCCAAGCCGCCGGGCGCGATGCGCCTGTGGAGCTGGCAGGCCGTCGCGCAGGGCGCGGACGCCGTGCTGTTCTTCCAGTGGCGGCAGTCGCGCGGCGGCGCGGAGAAGTTCCACTCCGCGGTGGTGCCGCACGCCGGTACGGACACCCGGGTCTTCCGGGAGGTCTCCGAGCTGGGGCGGGAGCTGGCGTCCGTACCGGGGATCGCGGGGACACGGGTGGCGCGGCCGACGGCGGCGCTGGTGACGGACTGGGACAGCTGGCGGGCCCTGGAGCTGGACTCCCACCCGTCGACGGCGCTGCGCCTGCCGGAGCTGGCGCTGGGGCACTACGGGCCGCTGTTCGAGGCGGGAGTCGCGTGCGACGTGGTGCCGCCGGACCGCGACCTGTCCGGCTACCGGCTGGTCGTCGTGCCGAACCTGTACCTGCTGACCGAGCGGACCGCCGAGCGGCTGGCGGCGTACGTGCGGGGCGGCGGGCACCTGCTGGTGTCGTTCTTCTCCGGCGTCGTGGACGCCTGCGACCGGGTGCACCCCGGGGGCTGTCCGGGGCCGCTGCGGTCGCTGCTGGGCCTGCGGGTGGAGGAGTTCTGGCCGCTGGACGCGGGGGCGACGGTGGGCGTACGGGGTGTCGCGGGCGTACGGAAGCCGGGCGGGCCGGGACGCGCGGAAGCGGCGGCGGGCGCCTGGGAGCTGCCCGCCGGTACGGCGGACCTGTGGTCGGAGGCCATCCTCCTCGAAGGCGCGGAGCCCGTCGCGCGGTTCGCGGACGGCGAGCTGGCGGGCGCCCCGGCCGTCACCCGGCACGGCTACGGCACGGGCACGGTCACCTACGTCGGCACCCGGCTCGAACCGGCCCTGATGCGGGCCCTGATGGACCGCGTACGGGCGGCGGCGGGCGTGCGGCCGGTGCTGGCCGGGCTGCCCGAGGGCGTGCAGGCCACCGTCCGGGAGGGCGCCGGCGGGCGCTTCCTCTTCCTGCTCAACCACGGTGCGCGGGCGGCCGACATCACGTTGCCCTGCCCGATGGCCGACGCGCTCGCCGGGGCCCGGGGAGAGCGGTCGGAGCACACCTACCGGATCGCGCTGCCGGCCCGTGGTGTGGCCGTGCTGAAGGACCCGCGCGGGGCGGGGTCCACGGGCGGCTGA
- a CDS encoding sodium:solute symporter family protein, with protein sequence MITLAAGLRLPTNGLDYAILAVYFVVVLGIGFAARRSVKTSLDFFLSGRSLPAWVTGLAFVAANLGATEILGMAATGAQYGVAVVHWYWIGAIPAMVFLGLVMMPFYYGSRVRSVPEFLLQRFDKSAHLLSSVLFAFAAILIAGVNLYALSIVVEALLGWPQWVAIVVAGLFVLAYITVGGLSSAIYNEVLQFFVILAALIPICVIGLKRVGGWDGLSATLEKQHGHSFLTAWDGTGIGEPNALGANWLTIILGLGFVLSFGYWTTNFAEVQRALSAKNLSAAQRTPLIAAYPKMFIAFLVMIPGLVAAVVVPRIGQEGSGLTYNDAIPLLMRDLLPNGVLGIAVTGLLAAFMAGMAANVSSFNTVFTSDIWAKYVRPGREDRYYLRFGRLVTAVGVLCSIGTAFLAATFNNIMGYLQTLFSFFNVPMFVVFIIGMFWKRASMKSGVWGLVAGTTAAMVNYFWIYKQGIIAIPSDQGANFVSAIVAFVVGAVVMVAVTLFTRPKPEAELAGLVYGTRSPGLDEPPAKGDDAWYRKPALLGWGAVVLAALCYVPYSF encoded by the coding sequence ATGATCACCTTGGCCGCAGGGCTACGGCTGCCCACCAACGGGCTCGATTACGCGATCCTCGCCGTCTACTTCGTCGTCGTCCTCGGCATCGGCTTCGCCGCCCGCCGCAGCGTGAAGACCAGCCTGGACTTCTTCCTGTCCGGGCGGTCGCTGCCCGCCTGGGTCACCGGCCTCGCCTTCGTCGCCGCCAACCTCGGCGCGACCGAGATCCTCGGCATGGCCGCCACCGGCGCGCAGTACGGCGTCGCCGTCGTGCACTGGTACTGGATCGGCGCCATCCCCGCCATGGTGTTCCTGGGGCTGGTGATGATGCCCTTCTACTACGGCTCGCGGGTCCGCTCCGTACCGGAGTTCCTGCTCCAGCGCTTCGACAAGTCGGCGCACCTGCTCAGCTCGGTGCTGTTCGCCTTCGCCGCCATCCTGATCGCGGGCGTCAACCTGTACGCGCTGTCGATCGTCGTCGAGGCGCTGCTGGGCTGGCCGCAGTGGGTGGCCATCGTCGTCGCCGGGCTGTTCGTCCTCGCGTACATCACCGTCGGCGGCCTGTCCTCGGCGATCTACAACGAGGTGCTCCAGTTCTTCGTGATCCTGGCCGCGCTCATCCCGATCTGCGTCATCGGCCTCAAGCGGGTCGGCGGCTGGGACGGGCTGTCCGCGACGCTGGAGAAGCAGCACGGCCACAGCTTCCTGACCGCCTGGGACGGCACCGGCATCGGCGAGCCCAACGCGCTCGGCGCCAACTGGCTGACGATCATCCTGGGCCTGGGCTTCGTGCTCTCCTTCGGCTACTGGACCACCAACTTCGCCGAGGTGCAGCGCGCACTGTCCGCGAAGAACCTCTCCGCCGCGCAGCGCACCCCGCTGATCGCCGCCTACCCGAAGATGTTCATCGCCTTCCTGGTGATGATCCCCGGCCTGGTCGCCGCGGTCGTCGTGCCCAGGATCGGCCAGGAGGGCTCCGGCCTGACCTACAACGACGCCATTCCGCTGCTGATGCGCGACCTGCTGCCCAACGGCGTCCTCGGCATCGCGGTCACCGGCCTGCTGGCCGCCTTCATGGCGGGCATGGCCGCCAACGTCTCGTCGTTCAACACGGTCTTCACCTCCGACATCTGGGCGAAGTACGTACGGCCCGGCCGCGAGGACCGCTACTACCTGCGGTTCGGCCGGCTGGTCACCGCCGTCGGCGTGCTGTGCAGCATCGGCACGGCCTTCCTGGCCGCCACCTTCAACAACATCATGGGCTACCTCCAGACGCTGTTCTCGTTCTTCAACGTGCCGATGTTCGTGGTCTTCATCATCGGCATGTTCTGGAAGCGGGCCTCCATGAAGTCCGGTGTGTGGGGCCTGGTCGCGGGCACCACCGCGGCGATGGTCAACTACTTCTGGATCTACAAGCAGGGCATCATCGCCATCCCCAGCGACCAGGGCGCCAACTTCGTCTCCGCGATCGTCGCCTTCGTCGTCGGCGCCGTGGTGATGGTCGCCGTCACCCTGTTCACCCGGCCCAAGCCGGAGGCGGAACTCGCCGGCCTGGTCTACGGCACCAGGTCCCCCGGCCTGGACGAACCGCCCGCCAAGGGCGACGACGCGTGGTACCGAAAGCCGGCCCTGCTCGGCTGGGGCGCCGTCGTCCTCGCCGCCCTCTGCTACGTCCCGTACTCCTTCTGA
- a CDS encoding LuxR C-terminal-related transcriptional regulator produces the protein MQRIRVLVVDDHRIFAESLAAALAAEQDVDVAAAGSGPAALRSLERAAADGRRFDVMLIDADLGTVTAPLASVPSQPAPGRDGSADGGPLDGISLVAGVRTAYPYVRTVVLAEKDDPRRAAFALQAGAGGWVAKDCSLSRLLAVIRGVLRDETHLPPALLTGVLRELTAARKHRTESERLVESLTPREREVLRCMVAGLGRKAVAERLFLSPHTVRTHMQNVLGKLGVHSTLAAVALARRAGVGPVELEPATAAASALT, from the coding sequence GTGCAACGCATCCGGGTTCTGGTGGTCGACGACCACCGCATCTTCGCCGAGTCCCTGGCGGCCGCGCTCGCGGCCGAACAGGACGTGGACGTGGCGGCGGCCGGCAGTGGACCGGCTGCCCTGCGCAGCCTGGAGCGGGCGGCCGCCGACGGCCGGCGCTTCGACGTGATGCTCATCGACGCCGACCTCGGCACCGTCACGGCACCGCTGGCATCCGTGCCGTCCCAGCCCGCGCCGGGCCGCGACGGCAGCGCGGACGGCGGCCCGCTGGACGGCATCTCGCTGGTCGCGGGCGTCCGCACGGCCTATCCGTACGTCCGTACCGTCGTGCTCGCCGAGAAGGACGACCCGCGCCGGGCCGCCTTCGCCCTCCAGGCGGGCGCCGGCGGCTGGGTCGCCAAGGACTGCTCGCTCTCCCGCCTGCTCGCCGTCATCCGCGGCGTGCTGCGCGACGAGACGCACCTGCCGCCCGCGCTGCTGACCGGCGTCCTGCGGGAGCTGACGGCGGCGCGCAAGCACCGCACCGAGAGCGAGCGCCTGGTGGAGTCGCTGACGCCGCGCGAGCGCGAGGTGCTGCGCTGCATGGTGGCCGGGCTGGGCCGCAAGGCCGTCGCCGAGCGGCTGTTCCTGTCCCCGCACACGGTCCGTACGCACATGCAGAACGTGCTCGGCAAGCTCGGCGTGCACTCGACGCTGGCCGCCGTGGCGCTGGCGCGGCGGGCCGGGGTGGGGCCGGTGGAGCTGGAACCGGCCACGGCCGCGGCCTCCGCGCTCACCTGA
- the galT gene encoding galactose-1-phosphate uridylyltransferase, with protein MKKTMTRLADGRELIYYDLRDDAVRGSADHRPLDPVSTASEIRHDRLLGDSVAIASHRQGRTYLPPADACPLCPSRDGRATEIPAADYDVAVFENRFPSLAGDTGRCEVVCFTPDHDASFADLTGEQAALVLEAWTDRTAELSQHPAVQQVFCFENRGAEIGVTLGHPHGQIYAYPFVTPRTERMLASLAAHRERTGGRNLFDDVLAEELADGRRIVLDAGHWTAFVPYAAHWPYEVHLYPKRRVPDLLALDEAARTEFPQVYLEVLRRFDRIFGPDEPPTPYISAWHQAPLHAADRGGFALHLELFTVRRTSGKLKFLAGSESGMNVFINDVPPEAAAERLREVASA; from the coding sequence GTGAAGAAGACGATGACCCGGCTCGCCGACGGCCGGGAGCTCATCTACTACGACCTGCGCGACGACGCGGTGCGCGGCAGCGCCGACCACCGGCCGCTCGACCCGGTCTCCACCGCCTCCGAGATCCGCCACGACCGCCTGCTCGGCGACTCCGTCGCCATCGCCTCGCACCGCCAGGGCCGTACCTACCTCCCGCCGGCCGACGCCTGCCCGCTGTGCCCCTCCCGCGACGGCCGCGCCACCGAGATCCCCGCCGCCGACTACGACGTCGCCGTCTTCGAGAACCGCTTCCCCTCCCTGGCCGGCGACACCGGCCGCTGCGAGGTCGTCTGCTTCACCCCCGACCACGACGCCTCCTTCGCCGACCTCACCGGGGAGCAGGCGGCGCTCGTCCTGGAGGCCTGGACCGACCGCACCGCCGAACTCTCCCAGCACCCCGCCGTCCAGCAGGTCTTCTGCTTCGAGAACCGCGGCGCGGAGATCGGCGTGACCCTCGGCCACCCGCACGGCCAGATCTACGCCTATCCCTTCGTCACCCCGCGCACCGAGCGGATGCTGGCCTCGCTGGCCGCGCACCGCGAGCGGACCGGTGGGCGCAACCTCTTCGACGATGTGCTCGCCGAGGAACTGGCCGACGGCCGCCGCATCGTGCTCGACGCCGGACACTGGACCGCCTTCGTCCCGTACGCCGCCCACTGGCCGTACGAGGTCCACCTCTACCCCAAGCGCCGGGTCCCCGACCTGCTCGCGCTCGACGAGGCGGCGCGCACAGAGTTCCCACAGGTCTATCTGGAAGTCTTGCGGCGGTTCGACCGGATCTTCGGCCCCGACGAGCCCCCGACCCCGTACATCTCCGCCTGGCACCAGGCACCGCTGCACGCCGCGGACCGCGGTGGGTTCGCGCTCCATCTGGAGCTTTTCACCGTCCGCCGGACTTCCGGCAAGCTGAAGTTCCTCGCGGGTTCCGAATCCGGCATGAACGTGTTCATCAACGATGTGCCGCCGGAGGCTGCGGCCGAGCGACTGCGAGAGGTAGCGAGCGCGTGA
- the galE gene encoding UDP-glucose 4-epimerase GalE — translation MSNKYLVTGGAGYVGSVVAAHLVEAGHTVTVLDDLSTGHRAGVPAGTEFIEGRVQDAARHLDASFDAVLHFAAFSQVGESVTDPEKYWRNNVGGTMDLLAAMRDAGVRTLVFSSTAATYGEPERTPITESAPTAPTSPYGASKLAVDHMIAGECAAHGLAAVSLRYFNVAGAHGDCGERHDPESHLIPLVLQVALGKREAISVYGDDYPTPDGTCVRDYIHVADLAEAHLLALTAAKPGEHLICNLGNGNGFSVREVIETVRKVTGHPVPEITAGRRGGDPAVLVASAQTAIDRLGWRPSRTDLADIVADAWAFARRGEAGTP, via the coding sequence GTGAGCAACAAGTACCTGGTCACCGGCGGAGCGGGATATGTGGGCAGCGTCGTGGCGGCGCACCTGGTCGAGGCCGGGCACACCGTCACGGTCCTCGACGACCTGTCCACCGGACACCGCGCAGGCGTCCCGGCCGGCACCGAGTTCATCGAGGGCCGCGTCCAGGACGCCGCCCGCCACCTGGACGCCTCCTTCGACGCGGTACTGCACTTCGCCGCCTTCTCGCAGGTCGGCGAGTCCGTCACGGACCCCGAGAAGTACTGGCGCAACAACGTCGGCGGCACCATGGACCTGCTGGCCGCGATGCGCGACGCCGGGGTGCGCACCCTGGTCTTCTCCTCCACCGCCGCCACCTACGGCGAACCCGAGCGCACCCCGATCACCGAGTCCGCGCCCACCGCGCCCACCAGCCCGTACGGCGCCTCCAAGCTCGCCGTCGACCACATGATCGCGGGCGAGTGCGCCGCGCACGGCCTGGCCGCCGTCTCGCTGCGCTACTTCAACGTCGCGGGCGCCCACGGCGACTGCGGCGAGCGCCACGACCCCGAATCACACCTGATCCCGCTCGTCCTCCAGGTCGCCCTGGGCAAGCGGGAGGCCATCTCCGTCTACGGCGACGACTACCCGACGCCCGACGGCACCTGCGTACGCGACTACATCCACGTCGCCGACCTGGCGGAGGCCCACCTCCTCGCCCTGACGGCGGCGAAGCCGGGCGAGCACCTCATCTGCAACCTCGGCAACGGCAACGGCTTCTCCGTGCGCGAGGTCATCGAGACCGTCCGCAAGGTCACCGGCCACCCCGTACCCGAGATCACCGCGGGCCGCCGCGGCGGCGACCCCGCCGTCCTGGTCGCCTCCGCACAGACCGCGATCGACCGGCTCGGCTGGCGCCCCAGCCGTACGGACCTGGCCGACATCGTCGCGGACGCCTGGGCGTTCGCCCGGCGCGGGGAAGCCGGCACGCCATGA
- a CDS encoding trans-aconitate 2-methyltransferase has translation MHVAPTWDPQQYLRHAGHRTRPFHDLLARIPELPNRNRPARIADLGCGPGNVTVQLADRWPDAHITGLDSSADMLKEAETYAGPTPGGGHLDFGPADATDWRPAEPFDLIVSNAALQWVPNHPESLPAWIDGLTPGGTLAFQVPGNFTSPSHALLGELCDEPQWRARLAGHGRRFVHILEPTGYLERLTALGCAVDAWETTYVQLLQGEDPVLDWVKGTALRPVLTVLEDDPAARDEFLSQYRDLLRKAYPPGPHGTVFPFRRIFVVAHKER, from the coding sequence ATGCACGTCGCACCAACCTGGGATCCTCAGCAGTACCTGCGCCACGCCGGACACCGCACACGCCCGTTCCACGACCTGCTCGCCCGCATACCCGAGCTGCCCAACCGCAACCGCCCCGCCCGCATCGCCGACCTCGGCTGCGGCCCCGGCAACGTCACCGTCCAGCTCGCCGACCGCTGGCCCGACGCGCACATCACCGGCCTGGACAGCTCCGCGGACATGCTCAAGGAGGCCGAGACCTACGCGGGCCCCACCCCCGGCGGCGGCCACCTCGACTTCGGGCCCGCCGACGCCACCGACTGGCGCCCCGCGGAACCGTTCGACCTGATCGTCTCCAACGCGGCGCTGCAATGGGTCCCCAACCACCCCGAGTCCCTGCCGGCCTGGATCGACGGCCTCACCCCCGGCGGCACCCTCGCCTTCCAGGTCCCCGGGAACTTCACCTCGCCCAGCCACGCACTGCTCGGCGAGCTGTGCGACGAACCCCAGTGGCGCGCCCGCCTCGCCGGCCACGGCCGCCGCTTCGTGCACATCCTGGAGCCCACCGGCTACCTGGAACGCCTCACCGCGCTCGGCTGCGCGGTCGACGCCTGGGAGACGACCTACGTCCAGCTCCTCCAGGGGGAGGACCCGGTCCTCGACTGGGTCAAGGGCACGGCCCTGCGCCCCGTACTGACCGTCCTGGAGGACGACCCTGCGGCCCGCGACGAATTCCTGTCCCAGTACCGCGACCTGCTCCGGAAGGCCTATCCACCCGGCCCGCACGGCACGGTCTTCCCGTTCCGGCGGATCTTCGTGGTGGCCCACAAGGAGCGATGA